The Syntrophobacterales bacterium nucleotide sequence AGGCAGGCATAAAATATGTTCAAGAAATGTCCGGACCGGAAAAAGAAAAATATAAAGCCCTTGCCTGGCTTTTGGGCTTTGCTTCCCACATCATATTAGACGTTACGATACACCCCGTTACGAAACTGAAGGTCGGTCCGTATAAAGGGAACGAAAAAGCGCACAGGACCTGCGAGATGCACCAGGACGTATTCATATATAAGGAAATGAATGTTGGAGAAATATACTATGCCAATTTCTTGAAAGACGGCATCGCCACCTGCAACGACCCGAATCATAGTAACAGGCTTGATCCGACAATCTGCGAAGTTTGGGGACACATGCTGAAAACCGCGGACAGCCAGTTGTACAATGGTAATATCCCAAATTTTGATGCGTGGCACGCATGGTTCAAGACTCTCTTAGCAACCGCCTCCCCAGGCAAGTTATTTGCCTGGTCCCGCCATATGGCGATTGGCGACGGCCTTCTTTACCCCGCAGCACCTGACAATTCCTATATCACTTCCCTTCAAACGCCAAGCGGCGGTCCCCTCCCCTTTTTGGAGGTTTTTAGAAAAGCCCGGACCAATGTCCGTGAATACTGGGCAATTATCGCACGCGCGTGTCTTTCGAAAGATGAGGCTGATTTACCGCGAATCAGGAATTGGAATCTGGATACCGGAGAAGACGAAGCGGGAACTATTACTTTTTGGGGGTAATCGGAATGCGAAAACTATATTTAACCTTTGCTGTTTTTCTGCTGCTCGCCTCCTGCGCCACTGTCTCATGCAATGGCATAACAACGGAGAAAATGAACAGGCTGGAGATTGCCCTTGGCCGATTGAGCAATGCTGTGGAAGGCTTGTTGTGGACCAACCCTGAGAACACCACGGGCTTGATCGACACGGCATGCAAGGACGACCCTTCCATGTGCGAAGCCTTTGGCGACAATAAGCTTTACAGCAGGGTTGTCGGCGGCCATGCCGTACTGTTGCTTTGCACCAAGGACGGCAAGCGTGCGCTTGTGGAAGATATTGCCTGCACGCCAACGCCTGATCTCAAAGCGTGGGTTGATGGCATTGCGCCATGCAAGTTCACTTTACCCGACCAAAAGATATATGACTCCTGCACACCAGAGGGAAAGTAAAGGCGCAGGGCTTAAATGGTCCTGACGGGTTTTATTGCTTTTAAGCGTTAAACTTATCTGATTAGCCATTTACTGGCCAGCGTGGCGGCGTGAATTCAGCAGGTCCCACTTCACCCGCAC carries:
- a CDS encoding zinc dependent phospholipase C family protein — translated: MPGAYTHLTMVSLLNRSNELAGLGGLSKEKLGPLMQHSKFFELGAVGPDYPYLSVASGASQEWAEAMHYRHTGDRLKAGIKYVQEMSGPEKEKYKALAWLLGFASHIILDVTIHPVTKLKVGPYKGNEKAHRTCEMHQDVFIYKEMNVGEIYYANFLKDGIATCNDPNHSNRLDPTICEVWGHMLKTADSQLYNGNIPNFDAWHAWFKTLLATASPGKLFAWSRHMAIGDGLLYPAAPDNSYITSLQTPSGGPLPFLEVFRKARTNVREYWAIIARACLSKDEADLPRIRNWNLDTGEDEAGTITFWG